The region TGCCCCGGATTTGGCGCATGTAAGAGCTCAGATTTTGGTTAGCAAAGCATATTTTGGTAAATAATCGGATAATCCATGTAATATTTGACTATTAATATCTCGAGCCCTGGGACCGAGTTGGCTGACGGGACGGTTTCCACAGTTGGGCATATGTGGTACCAGCTTCATGACGGCGATGGTATCCACTCCACCAATCCGGACAATTCGAGTGCCTACTTCGACTTTAACGGCAGCGGCAGCCGTACGAATACCGGCTGGATCAGCGCGGGCGACGGATTCCTCGTTCTCGACCGTAACCCCAACGGCACGATCGACTCAGGCGCGGAACTGTTCAGCAATTTCACACCGCGAACCGCAATGACGCGATCCGGTCGTCGCGCAGGTAACGACGCAATCGATGAAGCCAGCGACCTGTACGGCAACGACACCGATGTAGTGGAACTCAATGTGGTGAGTGCATACATATGCATCAGTAAAGCAGATTTAGTCTTAATCGCGGCCTGTTAAATTAAGAATTTAAGAGAATATTCCATACTTTTATCATGTAGTTCGAGGCCACGCATCATTGGATCTATATTTTATGTAGAAATTTGTAAACCCATTATATTTCGTTTTGCTTTCATTGAAATTTTGGTGTAATTTTATGACTTCCGTGATGACCGACTGACGATTGGTGCGATATGTGTGTTGCCGAAAAGTTTTATGTGATAACGCGTGAATACTATTTTCATAAAAACGATACCGATTAACTCAGAATATGGATCCTTGCCGGAGGATCGGTGAAAATTGCTGCAGAACAATGGGCCGTTCATGGAGCTCATCCGGAAATGCGGCTATCAATTGTAAGTCGTGCCTTGTCCTTCTCAGGCTGGGATTTTTCTTGTGCGATACCGACTAACACAAGAAATACCTATAGTCCGTGCATTTGGTATCAAAGCGAATTTTCCTTTTTCTTTGTTGTTGGGGACGGCCGGTACAATTGTTTTGTATTTTTGAGTTTTGGGATCTTGCGTAATGAGTCTGAAAAATGATGGCAATAAGCATGGAAGATTTCGACAAGGCGGCTGGCTCCGAAATGCTGAAGGATGCGGCGACGTATTTTGGGACCGAAGTGTCCAGAATAGTTAATGCTCGATCTGCATGGATTATCACTCCCGAAAATTAGATGCTTTCTCAATTTGATTGCGCAGTTAAATACTGCCAATCGTAGAGAAGTAGGGCATTTTGAACCGGATTATTGATTTTTATGATTTAAATTTATTCGATTGTTCTACGTAGGATTTTTATCGGAAATGGCTTTATCGTTGCCTGTATAGATAAAGGGGTGAGAGAAATTTTATGTATTCGGTGCCCACTAATATTGCGAATTCCGGTGCGCCATTGGCTAATGGAGGGACTTCCTCTGTAGGGCATAAGTGGCATGAGCTGAGAGCGATGCGGGGTCGTCAAATAGCTATGGATTCGCTCCATCAGCGAGCCATCACGGAAAAACCGTTGCTATCGACGACACGTAATTTTCGCTGACACTATGATTTCAAAATTATTTAATTTTGCCATCCTGACGGTAGCGGTGTTTTATTACGGAAGTGGGCCGGTAAGAGTTCTTCTTTATGCGGCGCCTGAGCACAGTATGTTGACATATTCGGCTGGCATTGTTGATATAAGGAAAATATATCGAGGCGCGGAATACGTGACGTTAAGGGAGCAATCAGGGCTGCATAAATATCACTGTGGCTACTATTTATGGGGGCTGGGCGTTGGTTTTTGTCCTTTTGAAATTAGAGGGGGGGATAAAATAAATGGAAAGGATGTGGTAATCGGTTGGTATGAGCAAAGAAGCGGATTTTGGGGTGTTTCGCAAAAGCAAATATTTGAGGTCTCTGCGAATGGAGGGGCTGTATTGAGTTTCGATAGTTCGGTGAAGTACTACGAAAAACAAAATAGCAAGGCGACCTGCTCATTTCTGCTGGTGTGCATCGTGATTGGGTATTTTTTTGTGTTGAGAAGAATTTTCGTTTATAGAAAATAATCGCTCTGTTCGTTGGGTAATAAGATATGAATGTTGCAAGCATTGATCACATTGGAATTGCTATTGGGCAGTTGGCTAACGGTCAAAATGCCGTTCAGGTCGGAAGATCGATCGGGGGGCATATGAAGGGCAGGAAAGAGGAAATCTACAAGCGTCGATTGCAGTTCTGCAGTTTGTCGACGGGATTATGGGCTCAGTTGGTAAATCGCTCTTTCCGCTTGCAACCAACGCGGGCACAATTTCTTGATTCGGGCCCGTTGTTGGCGTTGCCGCACTTGTAAATGACGTCTACAGCATTGCACTGGAAGTTCCGAGCGGGAAGGTATCCACTGCTAATCTGTATGCTGCTATAGGAGATGTTTTGAGAACATAAAAGATCAGATTTTAGTTAGTAAAGCATAGTAATCAGATAGACCTATGCCATCTTTGACTATTGATGGGTATATGGCCTCGTGGATGGGGTGGGTACGTTGACGGGCTCCTGTCCAAGGTTCGAGTGTAATCAGATGTGCGCGGGTAGTTCGAGCGGATCTGGAGGCAGGTGCGAGGCGAGGTTACGTGATTTTTAAGTTGCATTGCCGGTTGGCTGGTTTTTGCGAAAAATTGAGAGGTCAATGTGAATGGATGTGCTGCAGTCGACGTTTCGAGAAGAAAATTGATTGTTGGGGTGGTCGCATTTGGTTTTGTTGTTGGTTGCAAAAAAGAAGGTGAGTTGAAAAGCACTCCGTTCTGGTTGCCATTCAATTTGGATAAATCTGGAATTTTTTTGGAATGTGAATTTTCTATCAAAAATAAAGGTTTCTATGCCGTAATTTTGGAGTATTTTTTTGACCAGAAAATTCCGGGTGACCGTGCCCGTGTTTGGGCGTTGGTCGGTGGGCCGGGTGAAGAAATAGTAGGCGGACGTACTAATCGAGGTGCTCCATTATCATTAAAAGTCGAGCTGAACAGGATGGTCGGCAAGGGGTTGGAATCCATTTCTAAGCAAAACGTTGATAGGCCGAGGCTTTCTTCTTGGGGTGCAGATACGCTTGATGCCAGGCTACTTGTACTTGAACTCGAGCCGGGACTCTATCGATTAAAGATTTTGAACATGCTGGATGCTCCAGATTTTGAGAATGTAAGAGCCAAGATTTTGGTTAGTAAAGCATATCTTGGTAAGTGATCAGATAGACCTATGCCATCTTTGACTATTGATGGGTATATGGGCTAGTGGATGGGGTGGGTACGTTGACGGGCTCCTGTCCAAGGTTCGAGTGTAATCAGATGTGCGCGGGTAGTTCGCGCGGATCTGGAGGTGGGTGCGAGGCGTGGTTACGTGATTTTTAAGTTGCATTGCCGGTTGGCTGGTTTTTGCGAAAAATTGCGAGGTCAATGTGAATGGGTGTGCTGAAGTCGACGTTTCGAGAAGAAAATTAATTGTTGGCATGGTTGCATTTGGGTTTTTTGTTGGTTGTAAAAAAGAAAGCGAGTTAAAAACCATTCCGTTCTGGTTGCCATTCAATTTGGATAAATCTGGAAGTTTTTTGGAATGTGAGTTTTCCATTGAAAAAAAAGGTTTCTATGATGTAAGTTTGGAGTATTTTTTTGACAAAAAAATTCCAGGTGACCGTGGCCGCGTTTGGGGGCTGGTCGGTGGGCCGATTGAAGAAGTAATAGGTAAACGTATTAATCGAGGAGCTCCGTTATTAATAAATGTCGAGATGGATCGGGTGGTCGACACGGGATGGGAGTCCATTTCTAATAAAAGCGTTGATAGGCCCAGGCTTTCATCTTGGGGTGCAGATACGCTTGACGCCACGCTAGTTGTAGTTGAACTCGAGCCGGGAGTCTATCGAGTAAAAGTCTTGAACATGCTGGATGCCCCGGATTTGGCGCATGTAAGAGCCCAGATTTTGGTTAGTAAAGCATATTTTGGTAAGTAATCGGATAATCCTATGCCATATTTGACTATTAATATTTCGAGCCCTGGGACCGAGTTGGCTGACGGGACGGTTTCCACAGTTGGGCATATGTGGTACCAGCTTCATGACGGCAATGGGAATTCTACGAGCTACGGTTTTGCTCCACGAAAGGAAGAGTCCGGTCAGCCTTTTTCAAAAGGTAAGGTTTACAACGACGATAGTTCGAACTATCAAACCAGGAAGTATGCAACAACGATAGAAATTAGTGACTGCGACACGAAGTTGCTTGCAGGAGCTGTTCCCGCTTCAACATGAGGGAACCGCCCGTGTCACCGGGCGAGTCTAGGAGTCTGAATAAAGAGCGACTCTGACAATGTAACGAAGCATCGCAAGATGCGGGGTATCAATCGCGAGAGGCGTACCCTTCTGGCAGCCACACGCCGGATGAGTGCTAGACAGTCGGCATGGCGAACACATGTGAATCTGCGATAAAGGTCGTTATTCTAAACAAGCGGAAGTGGCTACTGCGCTTGAGCCAAAATGGCAATGGAGGTGGGAAGAGCGTCTTCACTTATACGCTCTCGTGACCCATACGCCTCCCGGTCGACAGCAGGCGCCTAACCCGACATGCTTTCGCAAGCGGAACGTGGAAATCCCGTATCGCTCCCCTCGGGGACAGCAAGCCGCAAGGCTTGCCCATGGCGATGCGGGCGAAGGATTGAGGACAAAGCGAACGCCATCCTGTAATCGGATGGATAGGGGTTGCAACATCATCCCACGCGAAAGCGGGCAAACTTCCTCGTGGTCTCTCATCACAAGAGAGTAGGTAGAACCATCTTAACGGAAGGGAAGCAAATGGACGCAGCAACACCAGCGTGTGCGCCTTCCGGCGTGGCATGGGACGGCATCAGTTGGGCCGATGTCCAGCGTCAGGTAAGACGGCTGCAAGCGCGTATTGTGAAGTGGACACAGGCCGGCAGGCACAACAAGGTGAAAGCCTTGCAATGGCTGCTGACCCACTCGTTCAGCGGCAAGGCATTAGCCGTCAAGCGGGTGACTGAAAACAAAGGCAAGAACACCCCTGGTGTCGACAAGGTCATCTGGAAAACACCGGGGGCAAAGACCAACGCGATTGCGTCGTTGAAGAGACGGGGTTACTCGGCTCTTCCGCTTCGGAGGGTAATGATACCGAAGAAGAACGGGAAAATGAGGCCGCTCGGCATACCCGTGATGCGCTGCAGGGCGATGCAAGCATTGCATCTGCTTGCTCTGGAGCCGGTTGCGGAAACCACTGCCGACCCGAACTCGTATGGGTTCAGGCCGGAGCGCTCAACAGCCGACGCGGGGGAACAATGCTTCATCGCCCTCGCGAGAAAGACAAGCGCGCAGTGGGTGCTGGAAGCCGACATCAAGGCCTGTTACGACGAAATCAGCCATCCATGGATGGTCGCTAACATCCCCACGGACAAGGTGATCCTGCAGAAGTGGCTCAAGGCGGGATATGTGTATCAGGACGAACTCTTCCCGACCGATGCCGGGGTCCCTCAAGGGGGAATTATTTCACCGGTAGTGGCCAACATGACGTTGGATGGTCTCGAAGCGATGCTGGCAGAGAAGTTTCCGAAGGCAAAGCGGACAGGCCTGAAAATGCACATGGTGCGGTACGCGGACGACTTCATCATCACTGGCCACTCGAAAGAGTGGCTGGAGCACGAGGTCAAACCCGCGGTGGTCGCATTTCTGGCGGAACGTGGGCTCGTCCTGTCGCCGGAAAAGACCAAGGTAACGCACATCGACGAAGGGTTTGACTTCCTCGGATGGAATATCCGCAAGTACAACGGCAAGCTGTTGATGAAACCGTCGAAAGCGAACGTCAAAGCGCATCTTGACAAGATCCGGGAAGTCATCAAAGGCAACAAGACGGCCAAACAAGCAAACTTGATACGCCTGCTCAACCCGATTTTGCGGGGCTGGGCGAACTATCACCGCCATGTGGTCGCCAAGGAAACCTTTGCTCGGGTTGATACATATGTCTGGTCAATGCTGTGGCAATGGGCGGTTCGACGGCATCCAGAGAAAGGCGCCCGCTGGGTCAAAGATAAATACTTCAAAACCCAAGGCACCCGCAACTGGGTATTTGCCACAACCGAAAAACAAGAGGATGGGGGGAAGAAGGAGCTTGTCCTGCTGAAAGCGGCGGACACGCCGATACAGCGGCATGTCAAGATCAAGGCCGGGGCTAACCCGCACGACCCACAGTGGGAACCATACTTCGAGACCCGATGGGGCAAGAGGATGATGAACCTGCCAAGGGGCCGCGCGAAGCTCTACCGGGTCTGGCTGAGGCAGGATGGCCTGTGTCCGACCTGTCAGGAACCGATCGCAATAGGAACCCCTTGGGTCACCCGCTTCATTGTGAAAAGAACCGACGGTGGGTCGATTGCAGCGGGCAACATTCAACTGCACCATCCCGGTTGTCATGGAATTCAAAAGTACGCCGGAAATAAGTTGTGAAAGCGGGTGTCGAAAGATGCCTTGGCAGAGGCTTGAGCTGTATGCAGGGAAACTTGCACGTACAGTTCTTAGGGGGCTAGGTGCGGGCAACCGCGCCTGGCTACCCGGCGAGTCAGTATCAGGCGATGGAGAGATTCGGTGATGAGCCGGGCGACTATGGGTTCGATATGAACTACAACGGCCTAACCAACAGTTGCATCGACTTCACTTGGGCGGCTCTCAAAGAAGGCGGTTTGAATCCGAGTGGGTTCGAGGGCGGACTCTTGCCGACACTGAACATTATTAACGTCGAGTTCATGCGAAACACGCAGAACGGAGGATGGCTTTCGAACGTGATCAAGAATCTCGACATATTCAAGCTTCCCTTCGGAATTGGCGATTACTTCAAGTTTTTCATCCTAAGTGCCGGCATGGTCGACCCGTTGATCCTCGACATCGACGGCGACGGTATCCACACCACCAATCCGGACAATTCGAATGCCTACTTCGATTTCGACGGCAGCGGCAGCCGTACGCACACCGGCTGGATCAGTGCGGGCGACGGATTCCTTGTTCTCGACCGTAACCACAACGGCACGATCGACTCTGGCGCGGAACTGTTCAGCAACTTCACACCGCTCACAAACGGCACGCTCGCGGCGAACGGCTTTGACGCACTCCGCGAGTTCGACCTGAACAAAGATGGCGTCATCGACCACAACGACGCAATCTGGTCGTCGCTCAGAATCTGGCGCGATGCCAACGGCGACGGCACCTCACAATCGGGCGAACTGCTGAGCCTCGACGAACTCGGGATCATCTCGATCAATCTGAGTAAAGACGCCACGATCCGCACGCTCGAAAACGGCAACATGGTGCGAGGCTCCGGCTCGTTCGTGCAGATGGTCGATGGTGTGCCTGTCGAGCGGGACATGCAGGAAATCTGGTTCGGTCAGGATACGCTGCATCAGAAATTCGACACGGCGATCCCGCTGCGTGATGACGTGGTTGCAATGCCATATGTACAGGGCGCGGGCAATGTGCGTGATCTATGGCAAGCCGCGAGTCTCGATACTGCAGAGGGCGTAGCGTTGCGCACGCTCCTCGATCAAATAACGCAAGCAAAGACCGCTGTAGAACAGCAGGCGTTGATCGAGCCGTTGCTCAAGGCATGGGCCGCGACATCCGGCATGACGACGTCCCAGTCACTGACAGAATCTGGTAAACGCACAATCACTGGATCTGCCAACGATGTCGACTGGATTAGCCGCCTCACCGTCCTCGAAAAGATGTCCGGCACGATGCTCGGCGCCAATGCAAGCGGGACTGTCAATCTGTCGGGCACGCGCGGGCAGTATGTGTCGAAGGCGTGGTCGACGCTGGTCGAGTCGGTCTACAAAGCTATCGCGATGCAGACGGTCTGGATGCCGTATCTCGACGCGATTGGGTACGACGTCAATGAGGCAGGTCAAGTCCACGCCGACTTCAACGGCATGATGTCGAAGCTGAAAGCGGCGGAAAGCGTGATCGGCGCAACGGATGTCGCGTTCATACTGGCCGGACTGACGAGAGCATTTGGTGTGAACTGGTTGCTGCAAGGGTTCGACGTTGGCGTGGAACTCCGCACCTATGTCGAGGCACATCAGAGCGACGCGATGCGCGAAGTGCTTGGTCAACTGGGCGTCGTGTTCGGCGATGGCACACTGAACGGTAAGTCCACTGGCTCGTCGGGCAGCATCCTCATCGGGTTCACGGGTAAGGACGTGCTAAACGGCGGTGACGGCGACGACATCCTGCTGGGCGGCGACGGCAACGATACGCTTTACGGTGGCGCTGGCGATGACGTGCTTGATGGCGGCGCAGGTGATGACCTGTTGGTCGGCGGTACGGGCAGCGACACCTATCTGTTTGGACGGCGCTCGGGTAACGACACGATCGATGAGGTGTATGACCTGTACGGCAACGATACCGATGTGGTTCTATTCGATGCGGATATCCGCCCGCAGGATGTCACGGTGCGCCGCGACGGTCAGGGTTACGATCTGTTGCTGACCATCTCGGGTACGAACAACGTGCTGCGCGTCAAGACTCAGTTCTTCCAGTCTGGCGGTAGTTCGGTTTTCGGCTACGGCATCGAACAGTTCAAATTCGCGGACGGCACGATCTGGACCAAGCAGGACGTCGCCCTGATGGCATTGCAGGGCACGCCGGGCAACGACGTTCTGGTTGGCTACAACGGCGACGACGTACTCGATGGCGGCGCAGGCAACGACCTGCTGATAGGTGGCGCTGGCAGCGACACGTATCTGCTCGGCCGCCATTCCGGCAATGACACGATCGAGGAAGCGTACGACCCGAACGGCAAGGATACCGACGTCGTGCTGTTCGACGCCGACATCCGTCCGGAAGACGTTACCGTGCGTCGCGACGGTCAGGGTTATGACCTGTTGCTGACCATCTCGGGTTCGAACAACGTGCTGCGCGTCAAGAGTCAGTTCTTCCAGTCTGGCGGCAGTTCGGTTTTCGGCTACGGCATCGAACAGTTCAGGTTCGCGGACGGCACGATCTGGACCAAGCAGGACGTCGCCCTGATGGCATTGCAGGGCACGCCGGGCAACGACGTTCTGGTTGGCTACAACGGCGACGACGTACTCGATGGCGGCGCAGGCAACGACCTGCTGATAGGTGGCGCTGGCAGCGACACGTATCTGTTCGGCCGCCATTCCGGCAACGACACGATCGAGGAAGCGTACGACCCGAACGGCAAGGACACTGACGTCGTGCTGTTCGACGCGGACATCAAACCAGGCGACGTCACCGTGCGTCGCGACGGTCAGGGTTATGATCTGTTGCTGACCATCTCGTGTTCGAACAATGTGCTGCGCGTCAAGAGTCAGTTTTTCCAGTCTGGCGGCAGTTCGGTTTTCGGCTACGGCATCGAACAGTTCAGGTTCGCCGACGGCACGAACTGGACCAAGCAGGACGTCGCCCTGATGGCAATGCAAGGCACGCCGGGCAACGACGTTCTGGTTGGCTACAACGGCGACGACGTGCTTGACGGTGGCGCAGGCAACGACTTACTGATCGGGGGCACCGGCAGCGACACGTATCTGTTCGGCCGCCACTCCGGCAACGACACGATCGAGGAAGCCTACGACCCGAACGGCAAGGATACCGACGTCGTGCTGTTTGACGCGGACATCAAACCAGGTGACGTCACCGTGCGTCGCGACAGTAACAGTTCGGACCTTCTGGTCACGCTGTTGGGTTCCGGCAATGTACTGCGAGTCAAGATGCAGTTCTACGAGAGCGGTTCGACGCTGCCGTACGGAATTGAACAGTTCCGTTTCGCCGACGGCACCACATGGGATAAAGCTACGATCAACGCAAAGGCGCTAGCGGCGCAGCCTAAGCTCATGTCGTCGATGCGAACCTTCGAGCCGGATCCAATCGACACATCGGCATATATCGAAAGCAAACTCGACCTGCTGATCCAGACAATGGCGAGCATCGCGCCGCCGTCGCTATCTGACTCGGCATGGCAGCAAGGCGCAACGCAAGCGCTGACACCGCCGGTAGCGGTGAACTGTTTCTAGTCCGCTTCGCCACCATCAGGTCGCGCGACGCTTACGTCACGCGACCTGCTTACCCGCAGCCGTAGCACGCAGAAAGCAATACCTCAATGCAACCCGATGCCGTCCTGAATACCCCGCGTAGCGAACATACGCAGCAGTCTCCGCTCAATTCCGACGCTCCCTCCATCGACACAGGCATCTTCTGCCTCGTCATGCTGGCCCGCTATCACGGCATCGCGGCGGATCCGGATCAACTGGCGCACGAGTTCAAGCCTGGATCGGAGCCACTCAAAACAACACAACTCCTGCTTGCCGCAAAATCGCTCGGGCTTAACGCGAAGCACACAAAAGTCCGCTGGGATCGTCTGGATCGGCTCGCACTGCCTGCTGTCGCCATCGATCAGGCCGGCGACTTTTTTGTTATCGGTCGCATAGAAAAGAACAAGGCGGTGATCCAGCGTCCCGATGCCGCGCAGCCCGTCTCTATCCACATCGAAGTATTAAAAGGCGATTGGTCCGGAGAAGTGATCCTGTTCGCCTCACGCGCGTCGTTGCTCGGCGAGCTGACGAAGTTCGACTTCACCTGGTTTATTCCGGCGTTAATCAAGTACCGGCGTCTTCTG is a window of Paraburkholderia phytofirmans OLGA172 DNA encoding:
- a CDS encoding DUF5625 family protein, with protein sequence MIVGVVAFGFVVGCKKEGELKSTPFWLPFNLDKSGIFLECEFSIKNKGFYAVILEYFFDQKIPGDRARVWALVGGPGEEIVGGRTNRGAPLSLKVELNRMVGKGLESISKQNVDRPRLSSWGADTLDARLLVLELEPGLYRLKILNMLDAPDFENVRAKILVSKAYLGK
- the ltrA gene encoding group II intron reverse transcriptase/maturase, translated to MDAATPACAPSGVAWDGISWADVQRQVRRLQARIVKWTQAGRHNKVKALQWLLTHSFSGKALAVKRVTENKGKNTPGVDKVIWKTPGAKTNAIASLKRRGYSALPLRRVMIPKKNGKMRPLGIPVMRCRAMQALHLLALEPVAETTADPNSYGFRPERSTADAGEQCFIALARKTSAQWVLEADIKACYDEISHPWMVANIPTDKVILQKWLKAGYVYQDELFPTDAGVPQGGIISPVVANMTLDGLEAMLAEKFPKAKRTGLKMHMVRYADDFIITGHSKEWLEHEVKPAVVAFLAERGLVLSPEKTKVTHIDEGFDFLGWNIRKYNGKLLMKPSKANVKAHLDKIREVIKGNKTAKQANLIRLLNPILRGWANYHRHVVAKETFARVDTYVWSMLWQWAVRRHPEKGARWVKDKYFKTQGTRNWVFATTEKQEDGGKKELVLLKAADTPIQRHVKIKAGANPHDPQWEPYFETRWGKRMMNLPRGRAKLYRVWLRQDGLCPTCQEPIAIGTPWVTRFIVKRTDGGSIAAGNIQLHHPGCHGIQKYAGNKL
- a CDS encoding calcium-binding protein, whose amino-acid sequence is MRATAPGYPASQYQAMERFGDEPGDYGFDMNYNGLTNSCIDFTWAALKEGGLNPSGFEGGLLPTLNIINVEFMRNTQNGGWLSNVIKNLDIFKLPFGIGDYFKFFILSAGMVDPLILDIDGDGIHTTNPDNSNAYFDFDGSGSRTHTGWISAGDGFLVLDRNHNGTIDSGAELFSNFTPLTNGTLAANGFDALREFDLNKDGVIDHNDAIWSSLRIWRDANGDGTSQSGELLSLDELGIISINLSKDATIRTLENGNMVRGSGSFVQMVDGVPVERDMQEIWFGQDTLHQKFDTAIPLRDDVVAMPYVQGAGNVRDLWQAASLDTAEGVALRTLLDQITQAKTAVEQQALIEPLLKAWAATSGMTTSQSLTESGKRTITGSANDVDWISRLTVLEKMSGTMLGANASGTVNLSGTRGQYVSKAWSTLVESVYKAIAMQTVWMPYLDAIGYDVNEAGQVHADFNGMMSKLKAAESVIGATDVAFILAGLTRAFGVNWLLQGFDVGVELRTYVEAHQSDAMREVLGQLGVVFGDGTLNGKSTGSSGSILIGFTGKDVLNGGDGDDILLGGDGNDTLYGGAGDDVLDGGAGDDLLVGGTGSDTYLFGRRSGNDTIDEVYDLYGNDTDVVLFDADIRPQDVTVRRDGQGYDLLLTISGTNNVLRVKTQFFQSGGSSVFGYGIEQFKFADGTIWTKQDVALMALQGTPGNDVLVGYNGDDVLDGGAGNDLLIGGAGSDTYLLGRHSGNDTIEEAYDPNGKDTDVVLFDADIRPEDVTVRRDGQGYDLLLTISGSNNVLRVKSQFFQSGGSSVFGYGIEQFRFADGTIWTKQDVALMALQGTPGNDVLVGYNGDDVLDGGAGNDLLIGGAGSDTYLFGRHSGNDTIEEAYDPNGKDTDVVLFDADIKPGDVTVRRDGQGYDLLLTISCSNNVLRVKSQFFQSGGSSVFGYGIEQFRFADGTNWTKQDVALMAMQGTPGNDVLVGYNGDDVLDGGAGNDLLIGGTGSDTYLFGRHSGNDTIEEAYDPNGKDTDVVLFDADIKPGDVTVRRDSNSSDLLVTLLGSGNVLRVKMQFYESGSTLPYGIEQFRFADGTTWDKATINAKALAAQPKLMSSMRTFEPDPIDTSAYIESKLDLLIQTMASIAPPSLSDSAWQQGATQALTPPVAVNCF
- a CDS encoding DUF5625 family protein; translation: MNGCAEVDVSRRKLIVGMVAFGFFVGCKKESELKTIPFWLPFNLDKSGSFLECEFSIEKKGFYDVSLEYFFDKKIPGDRGRVWGLVGGPIEEVIGKRINRGAPLLINVEMDRVVDTGWESISNKSVDRPRLSSWGADTLDATLVVVELEPGVYRVKVLNMLDAPDLAHVRAQILVSKAYFGK